A part of Bacillus paramycoides genomic DNA contains:
- a CDS encoding type 2 lanthipeptide synthetase LanM family protein — MLASTDSLNNINELLDNSTWGHALYLNERESIKINNSINEDNVTEWLQKFNNNKELLLERLDQEKITYSQFTSILSSSQVDNTYKKMEWFLTIKEIFLQTKDEHYDGEFNELFSKDVPFISFIIPFVNYVKEKIFKEISQTNTLHIFEKKCIEETIVKLVSSTIFKYSLKTLIYELNKARIQNELSGDTPKERYNYFEKEKIGKPSQVLAVLSQYPVLARLISEAISNIINNLIRFINQFTNDYREIETTFEINITKVINIQALGDSHNKGQHVLKLDFNDNQSIIYKPRSLSIDIHFQQFLNWINEKNEIHDFKTIKVINKGTYGWQEFVTYKDCTTEEEVRRFYERQGQYLCVLHFLNATDFHYENLIAHGEHPMLIDLESLFHTTIKNNQSLKSPANRKAINILNDSIARTGLLPIFVDNDLFDIDVSGIGGGKKQQVERYKIDKVKTDEMRLIKGSIYLEAGLNSPKINGEVCEAFNYTQSIKEGFYKTYKLLENYKEALLSTDSPIHAFSKDRVRIILRSTIVYSHLLDASTHPKYLKSGIDRVKLFDYMWLLVDYIHNRKNAAICECKDLLAGDVPYFYVDVDSTKILTHQNFEIKDMFAKDSFNMVLEKIKNMGEEDCNRQLDFIEKSLLTKYYLDINNMNKAIEDFNKKSSYEGTLLNKEVFLAEAIRIANVLEKEAIWAEDFSDVTWIGIGMSSDEKLNYKAMDMGIYDGILGMAIFFAYVGKESGISKFKKIAKACLQTALNEKNATKKAYISAFSGYSSAVYVLTHFYKLWGEKELLDEAINFINEIEPHVDKDTTFDLLNGSAGTLLVLLNFYKVTGYQKALDIAIKCGDHLLKNAVKVNGGVAWTISPKHTPLTGLSHGTSGIALALIRLTEETGNQNYLNAALQALNYENSTFSSKENNWLDLRQNMNRDTPKSVIHWCNGTIGIGMARLKILEHYQSEIFEKDLEKSIEITIDRGFLNPNYSLCHGDLGNLDLLLLAATRIDKYNYLSKFVYEKASSILQYVLEDNRNWKCGIPGGQQTPNFMVGLSGIGYQLLRLYNSELPSVLTLE, encoded by the coding sequence TTGTTAGCATCTACAGATTCCTTAAATAATATTAATGAGCTATTGGACAATTCCACATGGGGTCATGCACTATATTTAAATGAGAGAGAAAGCATAAAAATTAATAATTCTATTAATGAAGATAACGTAACTGAATGGCTTCAAAAGTTTAATAATAATAAGGAATTATTATTAGAACGTCTTGATCAGGAAAAAATAACATATTCCCAATTTACATCTATCCTTTCAAGTTCACAGGTAGACAACACATATAAAAAAATGGAATGGTTTTTAACAATTAAAGAGATTTTTTTACAAACGAAGGACGAGCATTATGATGGAGAATTCAATGAACTTTTTTCAAAAGACGTTCCTTTTATTTCTTTTATAATCCCATTTGTTAATTATGTGAAAGAGAAAATATTTAAAGAAATAAGTCAAACAAATACATTACATATTTTTGAAAAAAAATGCATAGAAGAAACTATAGTTAAATTGGTTTCTTCAACTATTTTCAAGTACTCATTAAAAACATTGATATATGAATTAAATAAAGCAAGAATTCAAAACGAATTATCTGGAGATACTCCAAAGGAGAGATATAACTACTTCGAGAAGGAGAAAATTGGTAAACCATCTCAAGTTTTAGCGGTACTTTCTCAATACCCAGTATTAGCTCGCTTAATATCTGAAGCTATAAGTAATATCATAAATAATCTAATTAGATTTATAAATCAATTTACGAATGACTATAGAGAAATTGAAACTACATTTGAGATAAATATTACCAAAGTAATTAATATTCAGGCGTTGGGCGATTCACATAATAAGGGGCAACATGTTCTAAAACTTGACTTTAATGATAACCAGTCCATAATTTATAAACCTAGATCATTATCGATTGATATACATTTTCAACAATTTTTAAATTGGATAAATGAAAAAAATGAAATTCATGACTTTAAAACTATAAAGGTTATTAATAAAGGAACTTATGGTTGGCAAGAATTTGTTACATATAAGGATTGTACTACGGAAGAAGAAGTACGTCGTTTTTATGAAAGACAAGGGCAATATTTATGTGTTTTACACTTTTTAAACGCAACAGATTTTCACTATGAAAACTTAATTGCTCATGGGGAACATCCAATGCTAATTGATTTAGAATCACTATTTCATACTACAATAAAGAACAATCAATCCTTAAAAAGTCCAGCTAATCGTAAAGCCATAAATATCCTAAATGATTCCATTGCAAGAACTGGTCTATTGCCAATTTTTGTGGATAATGATTTGTTTGATATCGATGTTAGTGGTATTGGTGGCGGAAAGAAACAGCAAGTAGAAAGATATAAAATAGATAAAGTAAAAACTGATGAAATGAGATTGATTAAAGGTTCAATATATTTAGAAGCAGGGTTAAATTCGCCTAAAATTAATGGGGAAGTTTGTGAGGCCTTTAATTATACACAGTCTATTAAAGAAGGATTCTACAAAACATATAAATTACTAGAAAATTATAAAGAGGCCCTTCTGTCAACAGATTCACCAATCCATGCATTTAGTAAAGATAGAGTAAGAATAATACTTAGAAGTACTATAGTATATAGTCATCTTCTTGATGCAAGTACTCATCCTAAGTATTTAAAATCTGGTATTGATAGAGTGAAATTGTTTGATTATATGTGGTTACTAGTTGATTATATTCATAATCGAAAAAACGCGGCTATATGTGAATGTAAGGACCTATTAGCAGGTGATGTCCCTTATTTCTATGTAGACGTTGATTCCACTAAAATATTAACCCATCAAAATTTTGAGATAAAAGATATGTTTGCAAAAGATAGTTTTAATATGGTATTAGAAAAAATAAAAAATATGGGCGAAGAAGATTGCAATCGACAATTAGACTTTATTGAAAAGTCACTATTAACAAAATATTATTTGGATATCAATAATATGAACAAAGCTATTGAAGATTTTAATAAGAAGTCCTCTTACGAAGGTACATTGTTAAACAAAGAGGTGTTCTTAGCAGAAGCTATTAGAATTGCTAATGTATTAGAAAAAGAAGCAATCTGGGCAGAAGATTTTTCTGATGTAACTTGGATTGGAATAGGTATGAGCTCAGATGAGAAACTAAACTATAAAGCAATGGATATGGGGATATATGATGGTATCCTAGGTATGGCGATTTTCTTTGCATACGTTGGAAAAGAAAGTGGGATTTCTAAATTTAAAAAAATTGCTAAAGCCTGTCTACAAACTGCTTTAAATGAGAAGAATGCTACAAAAAAAGCATACATATCTGCATTTTCAGGATATTCTTCAGCAGTTTATGTGTTAACTCATTTCTATAAATTATGGGGTGAAAAAGAACTATTAGATGAAGCAATCAATTTCATTAATGAAATTGAACCACATGTAGATAAAGATACGACGTTCGATCTACTTAATGGAAGTGCAGGAACTTTATTAGTACTTTTAAACTTCTATAAAGTCACTGGTTATCAAAAGGCCTTAGATATCGCTATAAAGTGTGGCGATCATTTATTAAAAAATGCCGTGAAAGTAAATGGAGGCGTAGCTTGGACTATTTCTCCTAAGCATACTCCCTTAACAGGATTATCTCATGGAACATCTGGCATTGCATTAGCTCTTATTCGATTAACTGAAGAAACAGGGAATCAAAATTATTTAAATGCAGCATTACAAGCTTTAAATTATGAGAATAGCACTTTTTCTTCTAAAGAAAACAATTGGCTAGACCTTCGCCAAAATATGAATAGAGATACACCTAAATCTGTTATACATTGGTGTAATGGAACGATTGGCATAGGAATGGCACGATTGAAAATCTTAGAGCATTATCAATCGGAGATATTTGAAAAAGATTTAGAAAAATCCATAGAAATTACTATAGATCGTGGTTTTTTAAATCCTAACTATAGCCTTTGCCACGGTGATTTAGGTAATTTAGATTTACTATTATTAGCTGCTACGCGTATTGATAAATATAATTATTTGTCAAAATTTGTTTATGAAAAAGCAAGTAGTATACTTCAATATGTACTGGAAGATAATCGAAATTGGAAGTGTGGAATACCAGGCGGGCAACAAACACCTAACTTTATGGTAGGTCTGTCAGGAATAGGTTATCAGTTACTACGTCTTTATAATAGTGAACTACCATCCGTTCTAACTCTAGAATAA
- a CDS encoding type IA DNA topoisomerase gives MGKTLFIAEKPKVAVELLKSPRFKNSKRYPGSKPYYGYYENENYIISWCRGHLLELKHPEEMDERYKEFKFDHLPIILEPEYKEKSDSLEQIQILVKLLNRPDVDHVVNSCDADREGELIYRELYEYAGVNKRESRLFISSYEAAELEGALNRLEPGTDYDGLAQSAKARQYLDYILGINVTRGSTSKLARNQFLLASGRVQMCILNEIRQREIAIQNYKEQTYYNLKLLTENGLSPVMKTEDQLVDPSPLQKLGDSLKETNVIVTEFKESNRKKKPKLLYNLTDIYKDAHAKLKINAETAKKHIQSLYEEGFITYPRSSSRHLPTEQVERVKEVMAALEKSAYANLVQQVSPSSITKKHSTFNDELVSSHFAIIPTTKLYVGTNREPLEKQLYDLIVKRFIGNFMKPAIYLVREVHFIDQEGNTYSTKEKILQEKGFLSVFQEDIEEGSVEAFQIPILQEGDSFRIVQYDLIESRTKKPAFHTESSILTFMETAGRKLDDEHLKELMKGKRIGTVATEETFIPKLLERSYIDVTNSQIRTTNIGRAFIDAFPVDEIKNPAYTAEMEGMIYMIEKNEMKYEEFVEKTNTFVKDTVEQLGAMDDKVSDSIINTWSQQIEVCKCPCRKGKILHKGNFYGCSNYPECEISLPKKIKEKAIPEAQAKKLFEDKKTELLKGFKSNEKEFSAYLVLHEGKVKFQFPTQEELSFGKCPKCKKGGMLHRKTFYGCTEHKNGCDFMLPAKMKGKAIPGNQVKKLIQNKTTDFINGFQGEKGEFTAAIYMEAGGSLKFRFPTTEDRTIGKCPLCKSRVLVGKNNYLCEKYKKGCDFIIFGTSSGKNLSSNHVKKLLEKNVTDQIKGFISNKNGEKFDARLSYSVQEKRLKFLFGK, from the coding sequence ATGGGAAAAACATTATTTATTGCAGAAAAGCCGAAGGTAGCTGTTGAATTATTAAAATCACCTAGATTTAAAAACTCAAAAAGATATCCAGGGAGCAAGCCTTATTATGGTTACTATGAAAATGAAAATTACATTATTAGTTGGTGCCGTGGGCACTTATTAGAACTAAAACATCCGGAGGAGATGGACGAGAGATACAAAGAATTTAAATTTGATCACTTACCCATTATTTTAGAGCCGGAATATAAAGAGAAATCGGATAGTCTAGAACAAATTCAAATATTAGTTAAGTTGTTAAATCGTCCCGATGTGGATCATGTGGTCAACTCTTGTGATGCAGATAGAGAGGGGGAGCTTATCTATCGTGAATTATATGAATATGCAGGTGTGAACAAGCGAGAATCCCGTCTTTTTATCTCTTCCTATGAAGCCGCAGAATTAGAAGGAGCCTTGAACCGATTAGAACCAGGAACAGACTATGACGGGCTTGCACAATCGGCTAAAGCAAGGCAATACCTGGATTATATTCTAGGGATTAATGTTACAAGAGGCAGTACATCCAAACTAGCAAGAAACCAATTCTTATTGGCTTCTGGTCGTGTTCAAATGTGTATCTTGAATGAAATCCGTCAAAGGGAAATCGCTATTCAAAATTATAAAGAACAAACCTATTACAATTTAAAGCTACTAACGGAAAACGGTTTATCACCAGTAATGAAAACAGAAGATCAACTGGTAGATCCATCGCCACTACAAAAGCTTGGAGATAGCTTGAAAGAAACGAATGTAATTGTAACGGAATTTAAAGAAAGCAATAGAAAAAAGAAACCAAAATTATTATATAACTTAACGGATATTTACAAAGATGCTCACGCCAAACTGAAGATAAATGCGGAAACAGCAAAAAAGCATATTCAGAGTTTGTATGAAGAAGGCTTTATCACATATCCTCGTTCTTCATCCAGGCACTTACCTACAGAACAAGTGGAACGAGTGAAAGAAGTAATGGCAGCATTAGAAAAAAGCGCCTATGCAAATCTTGTACAACAAGTATCTCCATCTTCTATTACGAAAAAACATTCTACTTTTAATGATGAATTAGTCAGTAGTCACTTTGCCATCATCCCAACAACAAAATTATATGTCGGGACCAACCGAGAACCATTAGAAAAACAGTTATATGACTTAATTGTAAAACGATTTATCGGGAATTTTATGAAACCAGCAATCTACCTGGTAAGAGAAGTACATTTTATAGATCAAGAGGGCAACACATACAGTACAAAAGAAAAAATCCTACAAGAGAAAGGGTTTCTAAGTGTGTTTCAAGAGGATATAGAAGAGGGGTCAGTTGAAGCATTCCAGATACCTATTTTACAAGAAGGAGATTCTTTCAGAATCGTTCAGTATGACTTGATTGAGTCTCGAACAAAGAAACCAGCCTTTCATACGGAAAGTTCCATTTTAACCTTTATGGAGACGGCAGGGCGTAAATTAGATGATGAACATTTGAAAGAACTTATGAAAGGAAAACGGATTGGGACAGTCGCAACGGAAGAAACGTTTATTCCAAAACTGTTAGAGCGAAGCTATATTGATGTTACTAACAGTCAGATTCGAACTACTAATATTGGTCGTGCGTTTATAGATGCTTTTCCGGTAGATGAAATCAAAAATCCAGCTTATACGGCTGAAATGGAAGGGATGATCTACATGATCGAAAAGAATGAAATGAAATATGAGGAATTTGTGGAGAAAACGAATACGTTTGTAAAAGACACAGTGGAACAATTAGGCGCAATGGATGATAAGGTGTCGGATAGCATTATTAATACCTGGAGTCAGCAGATTGAGGTGTGCAAATGCCCTTGTAGAAAAGGAAAAATCCTTCATAAAGGAAACTTTTACGGGTGCAGTAATTATCCGGAATGTGAAATCTCCTTACCGAAAAAAATTAAAGAAAAAGCGATTCCGGAAGCGCAAGCGAAAAAGCTTTTTGAGGATAAAAAAACAGAGCTTTTAAAAGGATTTAAGTCCAATGAGAAGGAGTTTTCCGCTTATTTAGTGTTACATGAAGGAAAAGTTAAATTTCAGTTCCCAACACAAGAGGAGCTGTCATTTGGTAAATGTCCAAAATGTAAAAAAGGGGGTATGCTTCATCGTAAAACATTTTATGGATGCACAGAGCATAAAAATGGATGTGATTTTATGTTACCAGCCAAGATGAAAGGGAAAGCAATCCCTGGTAATCAGGTAAAAAAGTTAATTCAGAATAAAACAACGGATTTTATCAACGGTTTTCAAGGAGAAAAGGGAGAATTTACAGCAGCTATCTATATGGAAGCGGGCGGAAGTTTGAAATTTCGTTTTCCAACGACTGAAGATCGTACCATTGGTAAATGTCCATTGTGTAAGAGTAGGGTTCTTGTAGGGAAAAATAACTACTTATGTGAGAAATACAAAAAAGGCTGTGACTTCATTATCTTTGGTACATCCTCTGGTAAAAACCTAAGTAGTAACCATGTGAAAAAGTTATTAGAAAAGAATGTAACGGATCAGATTAAAGGGTTTATCTCAAACAAAAACGGGGAAAAATTTGACGCTCGTTTATCATACAGCGTACAGGAGAAGCGATTAAAATTCTTATTCGGCAAATAA
- a CDS encoding response regulator transcription factor, producing MFIDPKYLESKKILLIDDEEEILKILEIVLKKEGFYHIDKASLGKKGIQMCREVDYDLIILDIMLPDIDGFSVCQQLRNITLAPIFFLSAKEEDSDRLIGLSLGGDDYITKPFSPKEVAFKMKAFFRREQYHNQEEKSTDKGLYNFGDVVLNEKKGTVLKNNIPISLTAKEFHLLLYLIKNPNQVFSLPQLYRTVWNEECAGCENVIMVHIRHLRQKLEDNPSNPKYILNVRGLGYKMCIEGNVE from the coding sequence TTGTTTATTGATCCTAAATATTTAGAATCTAAAAAAATATTATTAATTGATGACGAAGAGGAAATTCTCAAAATACTAGAAATTGTCCTTAAAAAAGAAGGATTTTATCATATTGATAAGGCCTCGTTAGGAAAAAAAGGTATACAGATGTGTAGAGAAGTTGATTACGATTTGATTATATTAGATATAATGCTACCTGATATTGATGGTTTTAGCGTATGTCAACAACTAAGGAATATTACATTAGCGCCAATCTTCTTTTTGTCTGCTAAAGAAGAAGATTCGGATCGTTTAATTGGATTAAGTCTCGGAGGGGACGATTACATTACCAAACCCTTTAGTCCCAAAGAAGTTGCATTTAAAATGAAAGCATTTTTCCGCCGAGAACAGTATCATAATCAGGAAGAAAAAAGCACAGATAAAGGTTTGTATAATTTTGGAGATGTTGTTTTAAATGAAAAAAAAGGTACGGTTTTAAAAAACAATATACCTATCTCTTTAACAGCAAAAGAATTCCATCTTCTTTTATATCTTATCAAGAATCCAAATCAGGTATTTAGCCTTCCACAACTCTACAGAACTGTTTGGAATGAAGAATGTGCTGGTTGTGAGAATGTTATTATGGTTCATATTAGGCATTTGAGGCAAAAATTAGAAGACAATCCTTCTAATCCAAAATATATTCTCAATGTTAGGGGATTAGGATATAAGATGTGCATCGAGGGTAACGTAGAATGA
- the mphM gene encoding macrolide 2'-phosphotransferase MphM — translation MNKQKAVEIARKYGLEVKEESIIFNESGLDFLVAYAEDDKGEGWVLRFPRRDDVMPRTIVEKKALDLLKKYVTFQVPVWSVYKDDLIAYKKLTGVPAGTIDPEIQNYLWEMDYENVPKQFHQTLAKALASLHTVSKAEALKVGLVVQTAEEARKSMIERMEKVKAKFGVGESLWNRWQAWVKNEELWPQRTGLIHGDVHAGHTMIDKDANVTGFIDWTEAKVTDVSNDFVFQYRAFGEEALEKLINYYQQAGGIYWPAMKEHVIELNAAYPVAIAEFAIISGLEEYERMAKETLEVNDR, via the coding sequence TTGAATAAACAAAAAGCGGTAGAAATAGCAAGGAAGTATGGTTTGGAAGTTAAAGAAGAGTCTATCATATTCAACGAGTCCGGTTTAGATTTTCTGGTTGCTTATGCAGAAGACGATAAAGGTGAAGGATGGGTGCTAAGGTTTCCGAGACGGGACGATGTGATGCCGAGGACGATAGTGGAGAAGAAAGCACTGGATCTTTTAAAAAAATATGTTACTTTTCAGGTTCCAGTCTGGTCGGTTTATAAAGACGATCTAATAGCTTATAAAAAGTTAACCGGAGTGCCAGCAGGCACGATTGATCCGGAGATTCAAAACTATTTGTGGGAGATGGATTATGAAAACGTACCTAAACAATTTCACCAGACATTAGCCAAAGCGTTGGCTTCGCTACACACAGTCTCGAAAGCAGAAGCCCTTAAAGTAGGCCTGGTTGTCCAGACAGCAGAAGAGGCAAGAAAATCAATGATTGAGCGTATGGAAAAGGTTAAAGCGAAGTTTGGCGTAGGCGAATCCTTATGGAACCGCTGGCAGGCCTGGGTAAAAAATGAGGAATTGTGGCCTCAGAGAACAGGTCTGATTCATGGAGATGTTCATGCTGGCCACACGATGATTGATAAAGATGCTAACGTAACCGGTTTTATCGACTGGACCGAAGCAAAAGTAACGGATGTATCAAATGATTTTGTTTTCCAGTACCGGGCATTCGGGGAGGAAGCCCTGGAGAAACTGATCAACTATTACCAGCAAGCAGGCGGGATTTACTGGCCTGCCATGAAAGAGCACGTCATTGAACTTAATGCGGCATACCCTGTTGCGATAGCTGAGTTTGCGATTATCTCCGGCTTAGAAGAATATGAGCGGATGGCGAAAGAAACATTAGAAGTGAATGACCGCTAG
- a CDS encoding DUF3991 and TOPRIM domain-containing protein: MAYVSAEDAMKARKVDLISYLEAKGETFKKEGNYYRHTEHDSLIIKGNQYAWNSRGEKGYGAISFAMMYYDMTFPQAVMDIQKGEYKEFDRSKAEEERKKEQQPFSYPKHLEVPKQTEIKQYLIDERKIDPRLVNWLIKKDLIAQDKKNNVVFKWREEGGKGQVIGMNRQGTVKMENKRGSFKQIVPNYEKINAGFTVDVGKPDKIYFYEDPIDMLSHWSIKQNNIQNARLVSMHGLKSKTVIQSLMDAKKEGHDIKEVIMAVDNDKAGKDFIQTMKCFVDLKEDIPTIEKDWNDVRKKQVNEQQEKETAQPKKMKLIKEVERSV, translated from the coding sequence ATGGCATATGTCAGTGCGGAGGATGCAATGAAAGCAAGAAAAGTTGACTTGATTTCATATCTGGAAGCAAAAGGAGAAACGTTTAAGAAAGAAGGAAATTATTATCGTCATACGGAACATGATAGTCTCATTATTAAAGGAAATCAGTACGCCTGGAATAGTCGAGGGGAAAAAGGGTATGGAGCGATTAGTTTTGCGATGATGTACTATGACATGACATTTCCACAAGCTGTGATGGACATTCAGAAGGGGGAATACAAAGAGTTTGATCGTTCAAAAGCTGAAGAAGAACGCAAAAAAGAGCAGCAGCCTTTTAGTTATCCAAAACATTTAGAGGTACCGAAACAGACAGAAATCAAGCAATACCTAATTGATGAGAGAAAAATTGATCCTCGTTTAGTGAACTGGCTGATTAAAAAGGATCTCATCGCCCAGGATAAGAAAAATAATGTGGTGTTTAAATGGAGGGAAGAAGGAGGCAAAGGGCAAGTCATTGGAATGAACCGTCAAGGTACGGTCAAAATGGAGAATAAAAGAGGAAGTTTTAAGCAAATTGTCCCGAATTATGAAAAAATCAATGCCGGTTTTACGGTTGATGTAGGTAAACCGGATAAGATTTATTTTTATGAAGATCCAATCGACATGTTATCTCATTGGAGCATTAAACAAAATAATATCCAAAACGCTCGCCTGGTTTCTATGCATGGATTGAAGTCAAAAACAGTGATTCAATCTTTAATGGATGCGAAAAAAGAAGGGCACGATATTAAAGAGGTCATCATGGCAGTTGATAATGATAAGGCTGGGAAAGATTTCATTCAGACAATGAAATGCTTTGTCGATCTTAAAGAGGATATTCCAACGATTGAAAAAGATTGGAACGATGTCCGGAAGAAACAAGTGAATGAGCAACAGGAAAAAGAAACAGCTCAACCAAAGAAAATGAAACTAATTAAAGAGGTGGAGCGAAGTGTCTAA
- a CDS encoding lacticin 481 family lantibiotic, whose translation MEKNFELKALEAINDLTDAELENVVGADKGQFDTISHECHWNTWQFLFTCCS comes from the coding sequence ATGGAAAAGAATTTTGAACTAAAAGCTTTAGAAGCAATTAATGATCTTACTGATGCAGAATTAGAAAACGTAGTAGGCGCAGACAAAGGTCAATTCGACACAATTTCTCATGAGTGTCATTGGAATACATGGCAATTCCTATTCACTTGCTGCAGCTAA
- a CDS encoding sensor histidine kinase — MKWNITLLYAASIISLIFILFIVQFIVATYFVFSQGSNNYKQSTPENIALEFGKYLNLDNQDISITNEGKNILNANKAWLQIIDSNGNVVRDMYAPNNSKQHYNAKDIAMLYKYTVDGYTYFISEVEIEEKRWSYLIAFPSNKVSRYMIYLNLDNILSFYPYGILISIGSALLCLLIFSYFIARYFAKPVLVLIHNITNLFNGLYTQKDVNKGLFKDVFTILNKLAIKLKNVENDRSRLEIMRQEWITNLTHDLKTPLSSIKGYSELLTDDQYNFTMEERKEYATVIKKKALYIEQLIGDLRLTYQLKNATLPLEKKDKDIVGIVRELVITCLNNPSYKRKTFDFSTNQQNIILKVDEVLLTRAINNIMMNSIVHTPEGTHITVKICNTKKTTKIIIEDNGPGIPKKELEQVFERYFRGSNTKDIEGSGLGLAIAKQIIVSHDGYIDIKSEEGKGTCFIITFKH; from the coding sequence ATGAAATGGAATATCACATTATTATACGCAGCTTCAATTATAAGTCTAATTTTCATTTTATTTATTGTCCAATTTATAGTTGCCACTTATTTTGTGTTTAGTCAGGGTTCAAATAATTACAAACAATCTACTCCAGAAAACATTGCATTAGAATTTGGAAAATATTTAAATCTAGATAATCAAGATATTTCTATAACTAATGAGGGAAAGAATATTTTAAATGCGAACAAAGCTTGGCTTCAAATTATAGATTCAAATGGCAATGTTGTTCGTGATATGTATGCACCCAATAACTCTAAGCAACACTACAATGCAAAAGACATTGCCATGTTATATAAGTATACAGTAGACGGATATACCTATTTTATTAGTGAAGTTGAAATAGAAGAGAAAAGGTGGAGTTACTTAATAGCATTTCCTTCTAACAAAGTGTCTCGATATATGATTTATTTAAATTTGGATAATATCCTTAGTTTTTATCCTTATGGTATCTTAATTTCAATAGGTTCTGCATTATTATGCTTATTAATTTTTTCGTATTTTATCGCTAGGTATTTTGCAAAACCTGTATTGGTTCTCATTCATAACATTACAAATTTATTTAATGGGTTATATACGCAAAAAGATGTAAATAAGGGCCTATTTAAAGATGTATTTACAATTTTAAATAAGTTAGCTATAAAACTAAAAAATGTAGAGAATGACCGATCGCGTCTAGAAATCATGAGACAAGAATGGATTACTAATCTTACTCATGATTTAAAAACCCCTTTATCTTCTATTAAAGGCTACAGTGAACTGCTTACTGATGACCAATATAATTTTACTATGGAGGAACGAAAGGAATATGCAACGGTAATTAAAAAGAAAGCCCTATACATAGAACAACTGATAGGTGATTTAAGACTCACATATCAATTGAAAAATGCTACACTTCCTTTAGAAAAAAAAGATAAAGATATTGTAGGGATAGTTAGAGAGTTAGTAATTACCTGTCTTAACAATCCATCTTATAAAAGAAAAACATTTGATTTCTCTACAAATCAACAGAATATTATTTTAAAAGTCGATGAAGTACTCTTAACAAGAGCAATAAATAATATCATGATGAATTCTATAGTTCATACTCCTGAAGGAACACATATTACAGTAAAGATATGCAACACTAAAAAAACCACAAAAATTATAATTGAAGATAATGGACCAGGCATACCCAAAAAAGAATTAGAGCAAGTATTTGAGCGCTATTTTAGAGGGAGTAATACAAAGGATATAGAAGGTTCTGGATTAGGTTTAGCCATCGCAAAACAAATCATCGTATCCCATGACGGATATATTGATATTAAAAGTGAAGAAGGGAAAGGAACTTGTTTCATCATTACATTCAAACATTAA
- a CDS encoding restriction endonuclease, with translation MSNLPEMPNILQILMYSFILYVLFRICKFMYRKIQERRILKRMAKSGIRYIDKMDGHQFEIYLKALFRELGYSPIVTKQSNDFGADLVLKGKNRIVIQAKRYGMKNRVGISAVQEIYAAQAYYKAHEGWVVTNSVYTRQAKELAEACHVKLIDRVELQKLINKINPEYSAEDVYQGIKPAERKCPTCKHDLVVRNSNETGNKFFGCSQYPTCTHTEPIHT, from the coding sequence GTGTCTAATCTACCAGAAATGCCAAACATATTACAAATTTTGATGTATAGTTTTATCCTTTATGTTCTTTTTCGTATTTGTAAATTCATGTACCGGAAGATCCAGGAGCGAAGAATATTAAAGAGAATGGCTAAGTCTGGTATTCGCTATATAGACAAAATGGACGGACATCAATTCGAGATATACCTAAAAGCCCTCTTTCGAGAGTTGGGTTATTCTCCAATAGTTACAAAGCAGTCAAATGATTTCGGAGCGGATCTGGTATTGAAGGGGAAGAATCGTATTGTAATCCAGGCGAAACGCTACGGGATGAAAAATAGAGTTGGCATCAGTGCCGTACAAGAGATATATGCAGCACAAGCCTATTACAAAGCACATGAAGGCTGGGTTGTAACAAACAGTGTGTATACAAGGCAAGCAAAAGAATTAGCAGAAGCTTGTCATGTAAAACTAATAGATCGTGTAGAACTTCAGAAATTGATTAATAAAATCAATCCCGAATATTCGGCTGAAGATGTGTATCAAGGGATAAAACCTGCAGAACGGAAATGTCCAACATGTAAACATGATTTAGTCGTTCGTAATTCAAATGAAACAGGAAATAAGTTTTTTGGCTGTTCACAATATCCCACATGTACACATACAGAACCAATTCATACATGA